Genomic segment of Scomber scombrus chromosome 18, fScoSco1.1, whole genome shotgun sequence:
aaaacctcaagtttagagtgagacagagtgaggaagagacagacagagcatGAAGAAGCATGATGTGATGACTGAGAACAAACATGTCACTCATCATCTGTCTGTTCTGTCAGATCAGATTGAAAAAATATACTGCAATTTACATGTGAAgactttcatttcaaaacaaagaTGTCTTCCTTGACATAGAAAGAAATGATCAAATGTAACTGTTATAGCACCCTGAAGGATGTGGAGACGttctatatttttgttactgtcaataaaatcccatgaaaagactaaaccaacaatgaagtaatgtgtgtgtctgggccATAGACCTGCATTGCAGCccttaaccccaaccccaaccccaaccctaaccctaaccctaacccatcagtgagccacactgttgcactggctgacatgttcatttattactatgaacacacactgtagtttgtttgttttttacttaatcctacacacactgtcctgctgccagaaatactcccTAGAAgatcaaatgtgtattaatccactgctgaaaatagtccccgaGCAAATCCactatttccttttatttgagTAACTTTTGTGAAAAACTAGAGTGACCAGAATCTACagtcatgctagcagctctgtgaggctaagctaaatgctaacatacTTATAATTAGGACCGGTAtgtatcgtttaaaaaaattacGATACCAAGTACCctgggtacttggattggtactggtatcaaaatgtactgtacccttaaagtgatactgataccaattgagtacttcattcatgAGAATAGAAgtattaaattgcataaaatgccaccacagacaggttgtagctgctgtggcagttgGCCAATcgcatgtcgcattaaatcgaagaacgcttgtgttgatcggctgtgagcaagtccatacaaatattcatattttctagctctgggtgcagaaaggattgattgcaggtatcgtttgacaggagacgtttcCATCGGTCAATATCTTAAAGGTgtcgagtaccgatacccagccctacttatAATGACAATATTTACCTGCTGATGCTAACCTTGCTAACAGATAAACACGGTCGTGAACAAAAAGTCACCAATGTTCTGAGggattcatcttctggagtccGTGAATGTAATCACAATCCATCCAACAGCTGCTAAGGTATTTCAGTCCTAATGCTAGCACGACTAAAAgctaaaatacaatataaattatTAACTTAAACTATATGTACAAATtaagcattaaaaacaaaactacaaggCCTCATGTACCATATACAccacactactactacaatgTTTATTGAGACACATGTTATCACAAATAAGTGAGGAAATTATAGTTAACTAAATACAAAAACTGCATTTGAAGGATTTGAAGTGTCTTTTGTCTGCATACATCAATGTTAGTAGGATTAAATACAGTCATTGCACTTGTAGCAGCAAGAACATATTGTCTGAAGTGTGTGTCTCATAATGCAAATACAGCAGTGTAGAAGCATAACAGCAGATTTGCACTGCTTCTTATGCAGTTTGTTGATCCGTCCATCCAGCATGACCTGTGCTCATAAAATCATCACAATGTTGCAGAGTCATAATTCACATGGCCACTAGAGGTCATTGTCAGGTAAAGCATCTATCATCAAAGCCACTAGAACAAATGACTGATGCTGTCTTTTTTATGAGAgaactgtgttttgttttttggttttttttttttttgtcttttcatgggatttgatgacagaaaaaaatatggaCACATTTGTATCAAATACAGTAAAGAAATTGACATTATCAGTCTAATACAGGACagtgttttgaaatgaaacagttAAGCTGCATGTAGACAGTATAACACAAAGAACTGTACCCAACTGTGATGGACACAGAACACAGCACACACTGACGTCCAGTGTTATCCTGCATTTCGTGTTGCTGAGTGACTGCTGATCCACCTCATCTGCACAGTCTGAACACTGCATCATTTGACCACGACACAAAGACAGCCATACTGTACTTCATGTACGCATGTTGTCATTATGAGACACTGATACCTTTGTGTTACAGTACAGCTAATCCAGTCACTTCAACAGCAGTGGCAGACGGTAGTGCTGCAGCAGCCTCTGCAGTACCTCTGCAGTACAGATGCAGGATAAATGCATAGAGGGAACTTCTACTACAGCTGTGGTTGGAAGGTGTGAATGAACAGGATCAAATCAATACCATTTATTGGACATTGATATTTCATTTGTGCTTCAGGTGTGAGCACTTGATGTGTGACAGTCTAAAAGAAGAGAGCTTTGAGGTGATGCTGAGCTGTCACTGAAAATGACGGCTGGGAGACGGGACAtgttgtgtgcttgtgtgttgaTGAGTCTTAGTTTTACTTTAGCATTATATATTTAGTCCTCTTGCTTTTACTttgaaatacaattaaaaactataatatttgttcatatttatattgtctatatgttgtgtgtgcatttgcatcTATTTTTCTGCTGTacctgtctgtttgtgtgtgtgtgaaacattcTATAGGTGCAGGAGGCATAGACATAATACCGTGAACACCTGTAAAATGCAATGCTCGTTCCTGAGACTGCATTTTTTATATGGTTAGgtgttcctgttattttgtccactccatgtGTGTATGGGTTGGCATGTAATTGGATGTATGTTGATGTTTTTGCACACTACACACAGTGTCAGTACGTATCAATCAAGACCATGCATCAAGCGACAGCTCGCTGCTGTCATTCAAGTATCGCCCTCCccttgctcctcctccttcaccccTCTCCATCCTCCGCCTTCCTCCCTCCGCCCTCCTACCTTTCCGAACGTTCCCGTCCGTCGTGCGCTGGAACTCCCCGGCGCTCAGCAGGAAGCAGGCCCGGTCGTGCGGGTAGCGCTCGCGGCTGGTGGTAGAGCCGAGGCCCCCGGTGGCAGGGCTACGCTCGTCCCCTAGGACCTGGTCGATGGTGGGGCAGTCCTCGTTGGCCAGGGCTGCCGCGTTGGCTGCCGCGTCACCGTTCTGCTTGGAATCTGGGTGGGATGAGATGTAGCAATGGAGAAAAGGGTGGAGTAGAAAGTGGTAGGAAAGAGGGGAAAAGTAAAGAGgcaaggaaaggagaggagaaaagaggagagggaacatgaaaaggagaggagatgacAGGATAgagaaaaatcaatcaaataagagaaggtttaaaaaaacagggagaatgtaaatgataaaattggaaaaaggagggagagggaaagttaagcgtgaggaggaggagggaggtgaagGAAGAGAAGATTAATGGTCGGGAGCGAGGAGGAGGATCatcagaggagggggggtggttGTGAGAGGTGGACCCATTGAGAGAAGCAGGGAAGGTAAGGTTGAGCGCATAAAGGCAATACAAATGGAAAAGGGAGATAAGAACGAAGGTGGTGAGGAGCGACtcagaggaggacgaggagaaaGGATTAGGAGATGAGAAACAGAAGCCGAAAAGCGAGAGATGTAAGAGGAGCAGTAACGGAAAAACGATTAGGAGgtaaagagaaaattaaagagGGTaaggagaggatggagggatgatagGAGAGAcaggggaagaggagagagggaaaggaggagggtggggggagggggggtgtgcAAAGGAAGGTTAGTGCCTTGTGATAGCTATAGTGATCACATGACCAACACACTGCAGTAGAACAGGCTGTAAACACACTCCATGTACTCATACACGGCATTAACGATAGTGAATGAAAGACAAAACAGGAGTAGGAGAAAGTACTGCACTGCacgcaaacgcacacacacacacacacacacacacacgtgcgtacacatgtgtgcacacagaaacagaggagATGGCTGCAGGGAAAGCAGTGTTTGAAGCTTTCAACACAGTTGTCAAATCTAATCTGATATGATTTACTGCTCAACAGTTACAGATACAGACCAGagggatggacacacacacacacacacacacacacacacacacacgcacacacacacacacacacacacacacacacagtaattagACCTTGTGTCTACAGCCAGCCTACATGTTTACCATTGTCAATACCTTAGCttagcatattagcatgctaacttctgctaattagcactaaacacaaaagTACTGAACTGAAAATGATGGACAATTGTGGAGGTCATTTGTACGTCCTTTGTTAACTACTGCAGCTGGAAAGCTAACCACTAAATCGCTAGCCAGTTGAGATCATGCAAGCAATCAAAATAGCTCTCCCAGCTAGCTAGCTGGCTTGCTAACTATCAGCAAGCAATTTATGTACAGTAGGTCGCATGGGAGACACTAAGATAATACATAGTACTAAAGTTTATGCTCAGGCTATGCCAGCTTCCTCCAGATAGCTCTGTCAAGATAGTTTGCTATTTATAAACAGCCCAAATTTGTATGTCAAAATTAATCAAAGTGGAACCACAGATTTTATAATTCTATGTTGATCGACTAATCAGGTacttgactaatcattgcatcTCTATCTGAGTTAGTTGCTGACTTTGGAACCATAACCCTAACTCTCATCCCAATATACAGGCAATACAAATGGATATCTTGTAGACACACAGCATAAATTGCTGAAGATGTGCTTTGAGGAACTGCTTAGTTAAAAGTAAATCTGTggtctaacacacacatacacacacacacatacatacacacacacatacacacatacacactaacagaTTACATGTCAGTTTGCTGTCACACACTTGGGTGGCAAGCCAATTTAAAGACTATTCATAGTTATAAACCTTAAATCCTGTAAAGGCCCACACtacaactcacacacacacacacacacacacacacacacacacacacacacacacacacacacgcacgttcCTGCATCAGTGCAGATGATGGACACGTCTATTAAAACAGTGCAGCAtagcagagatgaggagagcagaAATGAGATGAGATGGCTTGGATCAATGTTTCGACAGGCAGAAAATACTGAATATCTATATAGACCAGATCCAGGATAATCTGAAAATGCCAACCTCGGCTATACAGGCAGGGAAAAGAGATGAATTTGTCGAGAGAAAGtaataagcttttttttatttcagcttaCATGTCCCATCGtaatttaaaatctattttagtGTACTCCACTCCAGGAAGAACGAGGACATTAGCAAGTTATTTACAGCTTCAAAACCTGAAGATACACACTTCTCAAATCCATTCAGTGCTTGAAATCTGATCTTTGGTCATCACTTTGACAAGAAAGTGGGAAACTTTTAAAGTCTTATATCATAATTTTTCTTAAGGtgatttaatttgtaatttcTAACTCTATATGTAGTAAAGAAGAAGACATGACTGATAAACAAATCCTTTCTCAGCCATCCCAAAACATTGTGTCCAAGCccatacacaaacatatacaaacaTGTCACATGCTCAAAAAGTGTATTTGAGAGGTATTCATACCATTGACTCTCATCTCTTATCTCATTACTGCAATACATGCTTGTTTTATGGACCTGGTACTTGTGTTTTTCCcaccacatgcacacatttgcccattaacaaacacaaaggATCTCAGTTCTGTTCCTCAATCACTCACCTGCCCTGTTGATTTCAATAATCTCCTCCTGTGCCAGTGGGCAGTCTCCAGTACCCATCATGCTGCCGGATCCCACCATGCCCGGTCCAAGCACATTGCCCATCAGCCTGTGCGGCGAGGCAGTTGCCATGGCGAGGGCATCTGGCTTGCAGTAGTTGGGGCTGCCTGGCTGTGGAGCTCGGGGGATGTGCTTGTTCCTCTTCTTGGGAAGCTTCTGCTTGGCCATGGCCAGGGAGTAGTACATGCCGAAGTTGTTGACAATGACGGGCACAGGCATGGCAATGGTCAGCACACCAGCCAAGGCGCAGAGGGCACCCACCAGCATTCCTGACCATGTCTCAGGGTACATATCCCCATAGCCCAGTGTGGTCATGGTCACCACAGCCCACCAGAAACCAATTGGGATGTTCTTGAAGTTGGTGTGGGCCGCAGCTGTTGGATCATCTGGGTCAGCACCTATGCGTTCAGCATAGTAGATCATGGTAGCAAAGATGAGGACGCCCAGCGCCAAGAAGATGATGAGCAGCAGAAACTCGTTGGTGCTCGCCCGCAGAGTGTGGCCCAAGACCCGCAAACCGACAAAGTGGCGGGTCAACTTGAATATACGCAGGATACGGACAAAGCGCACGACACGCAGGAAGCTCAGCACGTCTTTGGCTGTTTTGGAGGAGAGGCCGCTCAGCGCCACCTCCAGGTAAAAGGGCACGATGGCCACAAAGTCTATGATGTTAAGGGCGCTGCGGAAAAACTCTGCCTTGTCAGGGCAGAAGACGACGCGCGCCATCACCTCAATGGTGAACCAGATGACGCAGACTCCCTCCACATAGGTCAGCCAGCCATCTGTGACTACCTCATACACTATCTGGAGGGTGGAAGAAAGGAATAAAGGATTAGTTGATTTTACCAAGCATCTATTCATATAgtgattaattaatttgtattGACAGCACTGTCAAAGTAAAGGTCTTGTGAAATGAAAACCTTCCATGTGTCAATACCTTGTGCCTCTGGGCATAGGGCTCTACCATTTCACTGTTACATGCTTGTGTGCTATGTGTGCTTCCTGTCAGAATATCCATTTCCTTTAGAAATTCAGTTTTAACCCAACATAATTTATTTTAGGATAATCCAAACTCATTCTGAGCTAACCCCCAGGGTGATATAATATAGATGTGAAAGATTCCTATGTTTAACTCACAAGTGTTCACATCATAGGACAAATCAACTTGGTTGAGTTAGAGTTGAAGCTGTTGTGATGTTAATGTGAGCACTATTTACAAACCGGAATCTTCATAATTATGATCATTCCAATATAACAGAAGGGCCTCATGAAAGAATGTTTTTGGTTGGTTTAGGATCAAACCTTTTTGGAGCTTGATCGGTTCTAGATGCTAATAATCGGGATATTGCTTCATCTTTGttgccttgtttttttaaatctgtttttgcaaACCTCCTCCTCAGACTTCTTGGAGATGCAACACTAAAGCATTGTCAAACCCCTTTCAACAATCACACCAACTCTGTGACATTAACCGATTCACAAAAACTTCACACAGTACCTCCTCATGTGTCGTGTTGCCGACGGTGACGTTCTCTGTTTTGTTGTAGATGGTGTTGAAGGCTTCGTGGGTCTCCAGGCAGAaggtggagatggagaggaggatgaagaagagcgAGGCTAACGCCACATactgcagagagacacacacagggggggggggggggggagatgtGTTAAAAATTTGCAAACATCctcttttaattttaaatgcCACTACAAGAAACTGTTGCACCAATATTATTCTGACCCATTCAAGCCTTTATCACAAGTATTTTATGTGTTGAATTTATttctggtggtggtggaggaggaggaggggtttgGGCCATTGCGGTAAAGTGGAAAGCAGTGGTTATGCCAACAGGCTGCAGATAGAGGGCGCCAATAACACACTGAGGAAAGTGGAGGAATGCTGTTAATTCAGTGCAAATGTCCCGACTGCTGCAATCCCATTGATAACAGCGCAGtcagagagatagagggagggagggtggtaCGGAGGGATGATGTATGGAGAGTGTAAAATAAATGAGGTACGcagggtgtctgtgtgtgtgtgttgtgtgtgtgtgtgtgtgtgtgtgtgtgtgtgtgtgtgtgtgtgtgtgtgtgtgtgtgtgtgtgtgtgtgtgtgtgtgtgtgtgtgtgtgtgtgtgtgagaaagacagaaagagacgaGACGGATACACAGTGCAAGTAAAGACAAAATAAGAGAGTACATAACAATGCTGGAATAAGGAGATGTATGCATTACTGTGAGCACCATTATGAAAAAACATGTGCCATGTACTGTATGCAAGAACTTAGATAAATGTCtattgatatgtgtgtgtgtatgtatgtatgtgtgtgtgtgtgtgtgtgtgtgtgtctatagaTCTGCCACACATAGGTTGAGCAGTCTTTTTTCTATTAGCATAAGATCAATGATCATCTATTTGTCTAAGACAACCTTTCAGACCCCCACTCCAATACATGTTCAATACACACTTCATCTACCTTCACACTGGCAAACCATTCATGTACTTTATGTAGCATATTACCAGTCATTTTCTGTACAGTGCTCACATGTGTGTAATGCGATTTCCTTTCCTCTGCAGCATCCCCTAAACCCCCCTCCACTATTCCTTGCtctcctatctctctctctctctcccgcttTCTCTCCCCATTCTCCataccccctctctccctgtgcTCTATGCAGTGAGCTGCCAGGATGTGTTGGGGTCCTCTCACTGTGTGCAGCGTAGCAGTCGTCTCTCTAAATGCAGGGATAGATTTTAATGTTCACACGTCTCTCAAGGACAGCACAGACTCATCGTCAGAGCCccttttattccttttaatACTGATTGTTCTTTCTCAGCAATCATGCAGAGACCGAGCTGCCCATTTTGAACCTCTTACATGTTCCACTATCactacatttgcatatttggtATCTAACTGCAACTTTGTGGGAAAGGGTTATCAGACATTCCATGACTgcacagtaaaacaaacacacatttgaagcaatattacttcattacttcattttaattatCCAATAGGAGCAGGGTCAAACACAACAGCTGgcccatggatgtattataagagctggatactggaccaaAGATGGCGCCCATGAATTGCTCGGCTAGCACAAACATGAAAAGTCTCTGGCTTCCAGGTTTAATTCTGTGTTATGCGGCCCACTGAATATGAAACTGAAATTCCAACTTGGctcacagactttacattgtgatgatgttaCAGATTTTGAAATCACTTTTCTCGGCTTGAGGAaaattttacaaatataaaacctccatggatcaaaaattcatTCGTAATAGAAAGAGTCATGATTGACATTGTTTGCAGttcgaggtgtcctgtcaacagttgtacagacgtctcttttacaatggtggtcgaTGGGGGAAAATTCTTTTTGGGGATGCAGGGGGATTCTTCGCTCCAATACCGTTAGTGGCCACTGGGGTAAAATTGGCTGATGGCTGAGCGGCAGTGCTCTATCCAGCTCCTACAATACATTCATGTGCTGGCGCAATGTTCCAGGGCAAGTTAAAGTTTATGCAGAGCAAGTTGATCGGCCAATCACTGGCCCTTCTGCAAATCAGAGTGATGGGGATACAGTTTGGGGTGAGTGGAGGACATTTTGTTTGATGgcattaaaagtaaagttaggcTTTTCTGTCGGCTTACCGACtcatttttcaaaagaaaaagagagagaacacgCAAACTGTCAACGCGAGCGAGTGAGTGGCGATAGCGAGAACAAAGCCGAcgaatgagagaaataaaatgttattttcggattattttgcatatttgtatAATATATCAACATTAGATATCCATAACCAAAGGTTcaaaaaaactaatctaaaaggAACTTCACTGTTGTACGTAGTATGTATACAATTAAAAGATTTCTGGCACAACATCACCtacttttttcctgctttttaactACCgtatttaaatactgcttgtaatgtgttttatgatgtgcCTGATGAATTCTGCATTGGTCTATTAATACAactgttgctggagctttgacttccTACAATAGCTAAATCGCCAAAATGATgagttgttttaattttctggcTGCCGGGCCAGTGAAAATATACAAGAGGCCCTTAAAATTC
This window contains:
- the LOC133998902 gene encoding potassium voltage-gated channel subfamily C member 1-like isoform X2, coding for MTCSASDSEKIVINCGGIRHETYRSTLKTLPGTRLSWLTEPDAYSNFDYDPKSDEFFFDRHPATFAFILNYYRTGKLHCPNDVCGPLFEEELAFWGIDETDVEACCWMNYRQHRDAEEALDSFETPEPDAPEDDPALTGGADGDLKRLCMQEDGRKSTRWDVWRPFMWALFEDPYSSKYARYVALASLFFILLSISTFCLETHEAFNTIYNKTENVTVGNTTHEEIVYEVVTDGWLTYVEGVCVIWFTIEVMARVVFCPDKAEFFRSALNIIDFVAIVPFYLEVALSGLSSKTAKDVLSFLRVVRFVRILRIFKLTRHFVGLRVLGHTLRASTNEFLLLIIFLALGVLIFATMIYYAERIGADPDDPTAAAHTNFKNIPIGFWWAVVTMTTLGYGDMYPETWSGMLVGALCALAGVLTIAMPVPVIVNNFGMYYSLAMAKQKLPKKRNKHIPRAPQPGSPNYCKPDALAMATASPHRLMGNVLGPGMVGSGSMMGTGDCPLAQEEIIEINRADSKQNGDAAANAAALANEDCPTIDQVLGDERSPATGGLGSTTSRERYPHDRACFLLSAGEFQRTTDGNVRKDGSQSSSVTSSLGEEWFKPEGPLLQQDLSVNSTSSWIKP
- the LOC133998902 gene encoding potassium voltage-gated channel subfamily C member 1-like isoform X1 codes for the protein MTCSASDSEKIVINCGGIRHETYRSTLKTLPGTRLSWLTEPDAYSNFDYDPKSDEFFFDRHPATFAFILNYYRTGKLHCPNDVCGPLFEEELAFWGIDETDVEACCWMNYRQHRDAEEALDSFETPEPDAPEDDPALTGGADGDLKRLCMQEDGRKSTRWDVWRPFMWALFEDPYSSKYARYVALASLFFILLSISTFCLETHEAFNTIYNKTENVTVGNTTHEEIVYEVVTDGWLTYVEGVCVIWFTIEVMARVVFCPDKAEFFRSALNIIDFVAIVPFYLEVALSGLSSKTAKDVLSFLRVVRFVRILRIFKLTRHFVGLRVLGHTLRASTNEFLLLIIFLALGVLIFATMIYYAERIGADPDDPTAAAHTNFKNIPIGFWWAVVTMTTLGYGDMYPETWSGMLVGALCALAGVLTIAMPVPVIVNNFGMYYSLAMAKQKLPKKRNKHIPRAPQPGSPNYCKPDALAMATASPHRLMGNVLGPGMVGSGSMMGTGDCPLAQEEIIEINRADSKQNGDAAANAAALANEDCPTIDQVLGDERSPATGGLGSTTSRERYPHDRACFLLSAGEFQRTTDGNVRKATGYEKSRSLNNISGMTGAPLRLTPITNSTFEPFEPPGLRRCHSPIPSIL